The genome window CAAGTAAATAATAtcttgataaaaataaatatcctataaataaCATTGGCTATGCATGGAGGTTTGTTCATTTCATGTTCTTCAATAGTTAATCTCTCTACTCCAtctgcaacgaacttgaaacattgtattaaCTGGGTCTGGCCCACAGTTTGCACTGGCAACTGTATCAACTCTTCTTGGTCCTCAGAGTTTAATGagccactggatcagagcattactTTTATATTTTCATGCTGAGGCTCGGTGGTTATCGAAAGTGAGCAAGCTGGAAAGATTCTTTGAATACaatgaggaactattgtcattctcaatggatgtaaagtAAAGactgtttacttgctgtttgaggaaGAAGAAAAATACTTTGAggagctccacagctcattagtggtggtgagttaagaccATCAGAAATACTATcggacatccccaaatgggcacattcaTACATTTGCGTGTAGGCCAGGTAGCCTAGATTTACTTCTGTGTAATCAGGTGTGcctccttactcaacattgacaggagcgctccaaacaaaatacaatgaataaattgacaaaacttgtaaatggaatgaaataagtgTAGCATAAATTGTGAGCTTTGCAAATGTGTCCGCTCCGACAatgagaataataataatatatagaaTTAGCATAAATGACTGTAAACAAACGTATCTTAGAAATGGTGGGAATGAACCTTATATGTACCACTGGTCATGTATGTAATGGTGACTTGATGGACACCATTACAAACCAATTCatacaatgaagttatgaaatgTACCACTGGTCATGTATGTAATGGTGACTTGATGGACACCGTTACAAACCAATTCatacaatgaagttatgaaacaatgaatgcacACGAATTGGCGGGAGAGAGCAGATTCTGGAGAGATGCAAACCTTGTACATCTAAGCCACACTTACCTTCTTCAcgcaacattttttaaattatacgTAAGGCACATTTTCTTcacacatactgtaggcctaaggAATACTCTCACAATCAGCTTCAGGTCCAAAGCAGTAGTCATTTATGTAAAACCAATGGAATTTCACTTCTTTTCAAAATGTTCTCAAATACCCTCACGGCACCCTTGCGTTGAGAATGCTCATCTTGGtatgatggactgtgccatccccagcggcctccgcaatggattagtccacagAGACGGGCACGAATCAGACAGGAGTCTACTGTGccgtgaaaaaaaaaaaaatgtatcgaccaaacaatcgctCAGTTGACtgaatggggtcagccctatGATAGCCATATTTCCCTTGATTGCAACCTTACCCTGTCCTCTATTGTTCCCCCTAACTCTTTTCTATTCCCTCCAGCTGGTCCCCCTCTTCATCTTCATCGGTGGTGGGACGGTTATGTCTGGGGCGTATCTCTTGCGCCTGGCAATGGGACCCCATGTCAGGTAAGGGTCCTTGTAAAACACGTCACTAATAAGGCTCCAGTCCAAATGGAAACCGTCTGAAATGAGAACCTCATAGGAACTGGATTGACCTTGAGTGTTTTGATGTAACTTTAGCTATAGTTAGTCATAAGTCAGACACCGGTGTCAATTTCAATGTGCAAGACGGTATATTGCTATTAGTTAAACTTTTCTTTTCAATATGTATGTTGTCTGTTTTGTCTGTAGTTGGAATCGTAATGGCAACCCCGAGCCATGGAACAAGACAGAACCCACACATCAGCACAAGGTAGGTCAATCACTTGCAGGATGAGCCGTTATGTCTGGATAAATGTATCACAATGGTCAGTGCATTAAACTTGGTCCCTGCTGCACATGGTCGTGAGCAGAGGTTGTACAGCGCAGTGAGGGAACATGTTCATGTAGTGGCTTGAGCCAAAAATGTCATTGAGCTGTTGTCTGATTCCACTCATCCCATAGTTTAATTAATTATACACTATAATCCTGTTAGTTTAGTAAGTCATCTGATCAGCCAATCTAATTGTCAGTCACAACAACAAAGCAAGTTTGACACTGACTGAATAACAAACCTGGGAATGATTCAGAAAGTAAAGGCAGGTTTTTGTTTAGAATATCTACTGTTATTCATCAATATTTGATCTCTGGTGGTCTTGTCCTTAATCTTTATTGTTCCTTCATTTCATTCATAGTTTTACTCAGTGAACATGGACTACAGCAAGCTGAAGAAAGAGGGTCCTGACTTCTAAACTCTTCTGCTGGACCAAAGGCTTGAGGAAAGAAATGACTTATTCTAACACTGACGTCCCTTACACCTGTAACTTGAAACCAGTGGATGCAAAGAGGCTAAACCGCACAAGTTCCGTCCCCTTTGACCTTTTAACCATCTCTTTTTTCCCT of Salmo trutta chromosome 1, fSalTru1.1, whole genome shotgun sequence contains these proteins:
- the LOC115203929 gene encoding cytochrome c oxidase subunit NDUFA4; protein product: MLSTVSRQLKSHPALVPLFIFIGGGTVMSGAYLLRLAMGPHVSWNRNGNPEPWNKTEPTHQHKFYSVNMDYSKLKKEGPDF